The following proteins come from a genomic window of Nicotiana tomentosiformis chromosome 12, ASM39032v3, whole genome shotgun sequence:
- the LOC138902770 gene encoding uncharacterized protein yields the protein MAPKKRARIGQEANATPGVAVDPLLDNTCEDNPPTITLPDSSTPEQTTPVPTPVEGATIPPADIHVPPPAPARFYAFLGRTEAVASYAVITSIVLVCHRDALVLFDRGSTYSYVSSYFVPYLDVSRDSLSALICVSTPVGDSIIVDRTCRSCLVIIGGYETRVDLVVFSMVEFDVILGMDWLSPYHAILYYHAMTVTLAMPGLPRFEWRGTLDYIPRRVVSFLKAQRMVEKGCEEYLAFVRDVSADTPTLESVPVVRDFPNVFPSNLLGMPPGRDIDFGIDLVPNTQPISIPLYHMEPMELKELKEQLQVLLDEGFIQPSVSPWDAPVLFVKNKDGSMWMCIDYGQLNKVTLKNKYLLPRIDNLFDQLQGATVFSKIDLMSGYHQLKIRDSDILNTTFRMSFGLTNAPAAFMHLMKSLFQPYLDSFVNTFINEILVYSRSWEDHEQHLRIVLQTLR from the coding sequence atggcacctaagaagagagcgagaattggccaagaagccaatgccaccccaggagtggctgTTGATCCCCTACTTGATAATACatgtgaggataatccccctactatcacactgcctgattcgtctactccagaacagactaccccagttcctacacccgtggagggtgccacaatccctcccgccgatatacatgttccacctccagccccagctcgtTTCTATGCTTTTTTGGGTAGGACGGAGGCTGTTGCCTCGTATGctgtcatcacaagtattgttctggtctgtcatagggatgcattagttttatttgatcggggttccacttattcgtatgtgtcatcttactttgttcCATATTTGGatgtatctcgtgattctttgagtgctcttatATGTGTGTctacgcctgtgggagattcaaTTATTGTGGACCGTACTTGTCGATCGTGTTTGGTCATTAttggtggttatgagactagagttgacCTTGTGGTATTTAGTATGGTGGAATTTGACGTGatcttaggcatggattggttgtcgccctatcacgctattctgtATTATCACGCAAtgaccgtgacattggctatgccagggttaCCACGGTTTGAGTGGAgaggtacattggattatattcctaggaGGGTTGTGTCTTTTCTGAAGgcacaacgaatggttgagaaggggtgtgaagaatatctagcctttgtgagggatgtcagtgctgatactcctacccttgagtcagttccggtagtgagagatttcccaAATGTGTTTCCATCAAACCTTCTAGGCATGCCGCCCggtagggatatcgattttggtattgacctggtgccgaacactcaacccatttctattccactatatcatATGGAACcaatggagttgaaggaattaaaggaacaacttcaggtgTTGCTTGATGAGGGTTTCATCCAGccgagtgtctcgccttgggatgctccagttctatttgtgaagaacaaAGACGGCtcaatgtggatgtgtattgattacggGCAGCTTAACAAAGTTACACTCAAGAACAAGTACCTACTACCACgcattgataacttatttgatcagcttcagggtgctacagtgttctcgaagattgatttgatgtcAGGATATCATCAACTGAAGATCCGAGATTCAGACATTCTGAACACTACTTTTaggatgtcatttgggctgaccaatgccccagcagcctttatgcacttgatgaaaagtttattccagccatatcttgattctttcgtcaacACATTCATTAACGagatattggtgtattctcgcagctgggaggatcatgagcagcacttaaggatcgtgctccagaccttgaggtaa
- the LOC138902771 gene encoding uncharacterized protein has product MRVRIIPLLSHCLIRLLQNRLPPADIYVPPPAPALGHGISDGDLRGAIQMLTQLVASQAQRSNVAPTLFSSQGNSSGSRVNRFLQLDPQVFTGTDPGADPQDFIDEMHKTLRVMRATETKGVDLASYHLKGVAYSWFEMWEDSREEGSPPARWSEFADAFIDHFLPAETKAARAVKFETLK; this is encoded by the coding sequence atgcgggtgaggataatccccctactatcacactgcctgattcgtctactccagaaCAGACTACCTCCCGCCGATATAtatgttccacctccagccccagctctaGGTCACGGTATTTCTGATggtgatcttaggggagctattcagatgctgactcaattagtagcttctcaggcccagaggtcaaatgttgcacccaccttaTTTAGCTCGCAAGGGAATTCTTCTggttccagggtaaacaggttccttcagCTAGACCCTcaagtgttcacaggtactgatcccggggcagaccctcaggatttcattgatgagatgcataagaccctccgagttatgcgtgctactgagacaaaGGGAGTAGATTTGGCCTCTTATCatttgaaaggggtggcatattcctggtttgaaatgtgggaggattcccgtgaggaggggagccctccggcgagatggagtgagttcgcggatgccttcatagaccatttcttgcctgccgagactaaggcagcccgtgctgtgAAGTTTGAGACCCTTAAATAG